A part of Streptomyces sp. NBC_01451 genomic DNA contains:
- a CDS encoding DNA polymerase IV, which yields MRNAPTILHLDMDAFFASAEQASKPSLRGKAVVVGGLGPRGVVATASYEARVFGVHSAMPMAQARRLAPNAAYLVPRGGFYKSISEQVMGLLHALSPLVEPLSLDEAFVDLEAGEAAWDEASARLAGARLRADIRAVTGLTGSVGLAASKMLAKIASEQAKPDGLVVIEPGTERALLGPMPVRTLPGVGPATGDHLRRAGISTVDELAEAGEAELVRLLGKAHGHALYAMALAHDERPVVSARETKSVSVEDTYDVDIHDRVRVGTEVQRLADRCVRRLRGAGLSGRTIVLKVRRYDFSTLTRSETLRGPTDDPGVVREAAARLLEAVDTTGGVRLLGVGVSGLADFTQEDLFAQAAGELAALEPVEEAEHEGGERQEVEQPVDRHWTTGHDVRHADFGHGWVQGSGLGRVTVRFETPESEQPGRVRTFRTDDPALEPADPLPLVTLAPRRPGGPDEEESSDQASSVPASLPKSWSGKGGGGATSRP from the coding sequence GTGAGAAACGCGCCCACGATCCTGCATCTCGACATGGATGCCTTCTTCGCCTCGGCGGAGCAGGCGTCCAAGCCGAGTCTGCGCGGGAAGGCCGTTGTCGTGGGCGGGCTCGGGCCGCGCGGGGTGGTGGCCACCGCGTCGTACGAGGCCCGTGTTTTCGGGGTGCACTCCGCGATGCCGATGGCGCAGGCGCGCAGGCTCGCGCCGAACGCCGCCTATCTCGTGCCCCGGGGCGGGTTCTACAAGTCGATCAGTGAGCAGGTCATGGGGCTCCTGCACGCCCTGTCGCCCCTGGTGGAGCCGCTGAGCCTGGACGAGGCGTTCGTCGACCTGGAGGCCGGGGAGGCGGCCTGGGACGAGGCGTCGGCGCGGCTTGCCGGGGCCAGGCTGCGCGCGGACATACGGGCCGTCACGGGGCTCACGGGATCGGTGGGGCTCGCCGCCTCCAAGATGCTCGCGAAGATCGCCTCGGAGCAGGCCAAACCGGACGGTCTGGTGGTGATCGAACCGGGGACCGAGCGGGCGCTGCTCGGACCCATGCCGGTGCGAACCCTGCCGGGGGTCGGCCCGGCGACCGGGGACCATCTGCGGCGGGCCGGGATCAGCACGGTCGACGAGCTGGCCGAGGCGGGCGAGGCCGAGCTCGTGCGGCTGCTGGGAAAGGCGCACGGGCACGCGTTGTACGCGATGGCGCTGGCGCACGACGAGCGGCCCGTGGTGTCCGCGCGGGAGACCAAGTCCGTGTCGGTCGAGGACACGTACGACGTGGACATCCACGACCGGGTCCGGGTGGGGACGGAGGTGCAGCGGCTGGCGGACCGGTGCGTGCGTCGGCTGCGCGGTGCCGGGCTGTCCGGGCGGACCATCGTCCTCAAGGTGCGGCGGTACGACTTCTCCACGCTGACCCGTTCCGAGACGCTCCGGGGGCCCACGGACGACCCAGGGGTGGTGCGTGAGGCGGCGGCCAGGCTCCTGGAGGCGGTGGACACGACGGGTGGTGTGCGGCTGCTCGGGGTGGGGGTCAGCGGTCTGGCCGACTTCACCCAGGAGGATCTGTTCGCGCAGGCCGCCGGGGAGCTGGCGGCGCTCGAACCGGTGGAGGAGGCCGAGCACGAGGGTGGTGAGCGGCAGGAGGTGGAGCAGCCCGTCGATCGGCACTGGACCACCGGGCACGACGTACGGCATGCCGACTTCGGCCACGGCTGGGTGCAGGGGAGTGGGCTGGGGCGGGTGACCGTCCGGTTCGAGACGCCGGAATCGGAGCAGCCGGGGCGGGTGCGGACGTTCCGGACCGACGATCCGGCGCTGGAGCCGGCGGACCCGCTGCCATTGGTGACCCTCGCGCCGCGAAGACCCGGCGGTCCGGACGAGGAGGAGTCGTCGGATCAGGCGTCGTCCGTGCCCGCCAGCCTGCCGAAGTCGTGGTCCGGGAAGGGCGGAGGCGGAGCCACGTCGAGGCCGTAG
- a CDS encoding PRC-barrel domain-containing protein, with protein MQTDIDPRNLIGRKAFDRNGTKIGTIDEIYLDDATGVPEWAAIRTGLFSRDAFVPLEPSELVDGALRIPFERALIKDAPDFGVGRHLSPEQELQLYHHYGLDVAPPPPFPDHDFGRLAGTDDA; from the coding sequence GTGCAGACCGACATCGATCCGCGTAACCTGATCGGCCGCAAGGCCTTCGACCGCAACGGCACCAAGATCGGCACGATCGACGAGATCTACCTCGACGACGCCACAGGAGTGCCGGAGTGGGCAGCCATAAGGACAGGGCTGTTCAGCAGGGACGCCTTCGTGCCCCTGGAGCCCAGCGAACTGGTCGACGGCGCCCTGCGCATCCCCTTCGAGCGGGCCCTGATCAAGGACGCTCCCGACTTCGGCGTGGGCCGCCACCTCTCCCCGGAGCAGGAACTGCAGCTCTACCACCACTACGGCCTCGACGTGGCTCCGCCTCCGCCCTTCCCGGACCACGACTTCGGCAGGCTGGCGGGCACGGACGACGCCTGA